In a single window of the Paenibacillus sp. MMS20-IR301 genome:
- a CDS encoding DUF3502 domain-containing protein, translating to MIKKKGWLSLLLATVFLVSGCSQGNNESATPSAESGGAAATNAAGEAGDAAGSLAPAKLKIVLYGDESNRMKELAKTEFYDVVKKEINAEVEFQFLPWTEYGGGKTDLMLSTGEDFATYTDANYMVKSVAKGLYTDLTPFVSAAADLSASVDEASFRAFQLDGKQYAVPVGNKPNSAEFYSVLVRQDLLEEAGMTEVTSLSELEQFYDKVHALHPELIGYANTDARRMLQYDFTDKNLYWQNDFIALDESAQDDQIISWFESEEFKKYAELMHGWYEKGIIPKYAATNVPQLQSDWNSGKAMFWAGTAARPFEGAATISQAVPEAKLVNYFLGTGRPKISRGTYSTAFFVSAAAKDPERYVMFFNLLQKNQELYDLFAYGIEGTDYTLDANGRLTKISTDSLIPDWLLMNKNFMRFDNTVPDEFIAEYKVWDDGAIISKGAGFNFDNTPVKNEETKLNGVFTEYLAPIGSGFSDYDTAFPKALDRLKAAGIDKYIAEYQKQFSAWYAEKQ from the coding sequence ATGATTAAGAAAAAAGGCTGGTTAAGTTTGCTCCTGGCAACTGTCTTCCTCGTAAGCGGCTGTTCGCAGGGCAATAATGAAAGCGCTACCCCAAGTGCGGAAAGCGGAGGTGCTGCTGCAACCAATGCTGCAGGCGAAGCCGGCGATGCTGCCGGCAGCTTAGCCCCGGCCAAGCTGAAGATTGTACTCTACGGAGATGAGTCGAACCGGATGAAAGAGCTGGCCAAGACGGAATTCTACGATGTCGTTAAAAAAGAAATCAATGCCGAGGTGGAATTCCAGTTCCTGCCTTGGACCGAATACGGCGGCGGCAAAACCGATCTGATGCTGTCCACCGGCGAGGACTTCGCCACCTATACAGATGCCAACTATATGGTGAAATCTGTTGCCAAAGGACTGTACACCGACCTTACTCCGTTTGTCTCTGCGGCGGCAGACCTGAGTGCATCGGTAGATGAAGCATCCTTCCGCGCCTTCCAGCTCGATGGCAAGCAATATGCGGTCCCGGTCGGTAACAAACCGAACTCTGCTGAATTCTACAGCGTGCTGGTCCGGCAGGATTTACTGGAAGAAGCCGGAATGACGGAGGTAACTTCTCTGAGCGAACTTGAGCAATTCTACGATAAAGTTCATGCGCTTCACCCCGAGCTGATCGGCTATGCCAACACAGATGCCCGGAGAATGCTGCAATATGATTTCACGGACAAGAATCTGTATTGGCAAAATGATTTTATCGCCCTGGACGAGTCCGCACAGGACGATCAGATTATCAGTTGGTTCGAGTCTGAGGAATTCAAAAAGTATGCTGAGCTGATGCACGGCTGGTACGAAAAAGGAATCATTCCGAAATATGCCGCAACGAATGTCCCTCAACTGCAGTCTGACTGGAACTCCGGTAAAGCGATGTTCTGGGCCGGAACCGCAGCGCGTCCGTTCGAAGGCGCAGCTACTATCTCGCAGGCCGTACCTGAAGCCAAGCTGGTGAACTATTTCCTTGGCACCGGACGTCCGAAGATCAGCCGCGGAACCTACAGCACCGCCTTCTTCGTCTCTGCTGCCGCCAAGGATCCGGAACGTTATGTAATGTTCTTCAACCTGCTGCAGAAAAATCAGGAGCTGTATGACTTGTTCGCCTACGGTATTGAAGGAACGGACTACACCCTGGATGCAAACGGCCGCCTGACCAAAATCAGCACCGATTCGCTGATTCCCGACTGGCTGCTGATGAACAAAAACTTCATGCGCTTTGACAACACCGTACCGGATGAGTTCATTGCCGAATACAAGGTCTGGGATGACGGGGCAATAATCTCTAAAGGCGCCGGCTTCAACTTCGATAATACACCGGTTAAGAATGAGGAAACCAAATTGAACGGGGTATTCACGGAATATCTTGCGCCCATCGGCAGCGGCTTCAGTGATTATGACACTGCCTTCCCGAAAGCACTTGACCGCCTGAAGGCCGCCGGCATCGACAAATATATCGCCGAATACCAGAAGCAGTTCTCCGCATGGTATGCGGAGAAGCAATAG